The sequence ATCCGTCGGAAAGGCCCGCCTCTATGAGATATGGTAGCTGGACGCTTGTCTGATTGCCAACGCCAGACCCTTTGCCGTAGATGAGAGGCGGACAGATGATTGTGGGCTTGACTGCATCAGAAGCGGCATTTTGGATAATCTTATCAACATCTCTGTGAATTCCATCATCGGGAAAATTCAACATGCGATCGACGCCGTCGAGGTCGTTGTAAATATGCTCGGGATGAGGGCCCTCCCCTGCCCTGTTGTTGACATGGTCGTACCAGGTCAGAATGGCCGTGCCAGACAGGTGTAACCAGTACCCAGGCTTTTCTGCGGTGTGGCCCTCCTTCAGGCCCTTGGCAATCGCACGAGCACTAGTGGCGTGGTCAGATGAGTCTGCGGTGTCTGGATCGTTTTATAAGCTGAAATTCGCAATCGTGTTGTTTGTCTCTTGTAACATACGGATAACGATATCTGcctcggcggcggccttCTCAATGACATCGGTGTCTTCGAGAGCGCCATAGGCAAATTTGGCGGTTGGGTATTTCGCCTTTACTAGCTGGGCACGTGCTTCGTCGCGAACAAGAACGGTATATTCGTAGTCCTTGTGAGCGTTGTAGACGTAATCAAAGACCGTGCCTCCAACATATCCTGGCTAATATTAGTCTCGAAATCATAGATGCTGAGATTGTCAGTTGCCAATTACCAGTAACGCCAGTcctattagtagtagtatctcTGCGTTAGCTGATCCAGGCTCTAATAAGTGACAGATAGGCGGGGCGCTTCATCCAGCATGTGGGGGAAACATACAGAAACACTTTGACGGCCATGATGGGCAACAGTACGAAGCTTTAATGCGTCAATGAGAAGCGTATATCTCGGAAGACCCGAGAAAATCTAGACTGAGAACACCGGCACTCTATACAGTCTGGGCAGCGAAGGCTCAGCAAAGGCTTATATAGTTTCCATGTGATATATGCACGCATCCCGCGTAAAACTCCTGCCAACTTCGGTTCAACTGAGCTGCGCGTAATTTTTCTCAAACAAGGAGGGTGGCATTCAGGAGCTAACTGCGCAGACATCTCACATGGTGATATCATCTCTAGCCCTGGCGCCGCTTCTATCGTATTCCATCTACTCTTCGCAATGCAGATTGGTAAAGATATGTAGCCAACACAATGTGACAGATGATATCAAACATCGAAAAGCATCCAGCTATAGGTGCTAGGCTATTGAGAAGTGGACATGCCTCCTTTTTAAACGGCGACCACTGACTTTCTCAGCTGATGGTTGCAGCGATCTCTAAATCTTTATGGTAATAGTATCCCCACGTTGTTAGCCCCTGCATGGCAACTCGTAGAAGCGCCGCAAAATTACTACATGCGGGCAGTGATCATTCAAATAACCTTGAAGATAGCGCGGCTATACCCAAAAGAACATCATGGCTTGCAACCAAGGAGATTTTATTGCCAAACTCAATTCCGCAAGCCTCGGAATATCTACTGCCTCGAATTGGATGTCCTTCGCATCGTTCAGCCCCGCCTACATGCATGTAGTGCAGCCAACAACCAATTGGTCCCGAAGCACTACTATACCTACTCTGTAGTAGCCCTTACAATTGGAAACGTGAGACGTCGATGCAAGAGCCAACAATTTTGttcaaagtacatgtaccacAGTATCGTACGTAGTATTGCCAGTGGAGCTGGTGAATTAGACTTTGAGTGTGTTCCCAAACCCCCTCCCCAGTGCTTCTCTACCCCTCCATCTGAATCTCCTCAATTTCCGAGATCTATTTGCTCGACTTGGGAAACATTAAGATTTGCCTACAAGGATACCATCCATAGCCATGCCTGACTACACGTACAAAAGCTCTGGAACCAATAGCCAGGTCTGCCATTCCCGACCCCCTGCCTGGATCAGAGATGGATCTCATACTAACGCCTCGTAGGGTAACCACTACTGCGCTCGGGATTACGGAAGCAGTGCTTCCAATTCCAACTCCTACCACTACTCTAACCAGTAAAGATACGCATATCCTTGAATTCAGGCCAGAAATCTAACAAGAAGGCTGCAGGGACGGCTCCTACTACTACTCCAACTCGAACGGTAGCACATACTACAACAATGGCGCTGGGAGCTCCACTTACACTTCTCCCAGCGGAAACTCGACTACACAATCCGGAGGCAGCAACAGTAGCAAATAGAAAGCTAGGCTGTTAAAACATCGTTTGAAGGAAAATttagagaaaaaaatcttgGGCTGGATATTTGGACGAGAGAATGATGGGTATTGCCAGGCCTGGTGTAAAATTGTAGGGCTTTCGCTATATAATGGGACTGCCACCACCATAGTGCAAATGAATCAATTGACTTCTCTACATACAAACAGTGACCAATATGTAAACCGTTTCTTCTTATAAATTTCATCTCATCTGATCAAGTACCATCTGAATCCTGAGCAGGCCTCGTATGTTAAATCTCCTAAATCCTTCCATGCTGCAgtgttatataaaaagcaaaaaattCCTCTTAGCCTAGAAAAACGAGCGACCGAGAAAGCAAACAAGCAACAGTTAAGTAATTCctcgaaaagaaaaaagaaaaagaaaaaagaagaagaaaaaagaagaagaagaagaagaagaagaagaagaagaagaagaagaagaagaagaagaagaagaagaagaagaagaagaagaagaagaagaagaagaagaagaagaagaagaagaagaagaagaagaagaagaagaagaagaagaagaagaagaagaagaagaagaagaagaagaagaagaagaagaagaagaaagtagTAAGAAATAGAAGGAATAAACcctgagagaagaaaagaaaaaaagaaagaaaaaaaaataggagaGATGTAGAGTCGTCAATTGAAATTGCACTCAGAGGTGGCCTGAAAAATGAAGGGACAGGAAGATGATCAAGACCGTGTAGATGAACGTCTCgacaagaagctgctgcatgaGCATGCCTCGCTGCTCTTTGGTAAAGCCTTTCATCTCGCCAAGTGCGTACCAGCAAACGGTCGAGTCAAATTTGCCGAGGAGAGCAAGGAATCCTATCAAGGGAAAAACGATAGAGGAGAGAACGATTACAATGAACAAGACTTTACGCTTGTGTTCCATTTCTTCAGGAGAACGGCGACGATCCATGATTTCTCCGCGAGCGGATTCGATCAGCTCGGCCTCGGAGGGAGTCAAGACGCCTCCAGTCTCGTTTCTGGACAAGGCCCATATCTGATTGCTGTTCTGAGACTTGGATGGCGGAGCTTTGATTCGGAGACATTTAGCTCCCAAGGCGGCTGCAGCTTTGAAGTGGCCAAAACGAGCTGGCTGAGGTTTCTGAGATTTCGGACGGAGAGACAGCTTGGATCTCAAAGAGCCCAGAATAGCCGAAGATGGACTCGGTGTATTATCGACGAAATCAAACTCAACTGCAGCCGTAGGATTAGCGAGAGAACCATCAAAACGTATCAATCATTCGTGAATAGTGATTAACTTACCAGTTGGACGGGTATTGGTTATTTGATCTCGAAACACTGCCGTAGAGGGACGTGTCACGGGAGGATTGTTGGAGCCGCCAAAGCGGTAGCCgccagaagaagacgggcCGGCCTCGTTGGAATAGCCCGACCAGAGAGGTCCAAGTCTGGCTCTCTGAGCAAAAGAGTCAGCTTCATCTGCGTTGCGGTATCTTTGAGAGCCATAAGTTTTAGCAGCCTCTTTCAAGTCGATCAGTTCGAATGGCAAACGAGAGAATGCGTTGGTAGAATCGTCGCTAGGCAGTGTCGTATCCTTAATTCGAGTTTCGCAAAATGCCTGGTCAAACTCATTTACTGTCTCATTATGACGAATGACTTGGGGCCAGACAGTCTCGGCGGAATCGGTTCGTGTCAGGGCTAGAGTAGTGTCTGCCTGCGCTTGAACATTTTTGCTCGAGCTTGCAGGCTGATAATCATCAGGGCCGTCTTCTAACTCCGTAATACGACCCGAGGTCTTCCAATTGGGAGGAGTCAAAAAAGGATTTGAGGGCCGCCGAAAAGGAGCCGCAGCGCGAGTAGCAGGCTGAAAAGCCTCGCGTACGGTTCTCTGCTGACGTTGATAAACGGCCGGGGCTCCATACTGATTACCAACACGAGGTTTGGCCTGAGCAAAAGTTTCGGCGTAGTAGCCTTTGAGATGATGGATAGATCGATTGCGTCGGTGTGAAATCTTACCAACGGCGTTGTAGCTCTTGGCTGGGTAGGGATGCTCTTCAATAAAATCAGAAACATccgcaaggctgctgcccgTGCCTTTGATGAGATTGAGCTCGGATTGGTCTGCAGCTCCGCCAACAGGTCCAGTGGTGACAGTTTGCCAATCGGCATCTGTACCTTCATCGGTGTGAGCTCGTGGCCGGCATTCACCATTTTCTGCTTTGGTAGTCTCTGGGCTGCGCTCGCTGCCAAGCTGATGTTGAGCTCTTCGGCCTCTAGTTACCGGAATTCGGacctcatcatcaacctTCTAGGTCGATAGAACCGCGGTCGGATTGTAAAAGGCAGTCTTGCTGGGCATAGTAGACTCTTTTGATTCAAATTTGGCTCGCATGCTCAAGCCTCTTTCCTTGTTCGTAGTTGTAGGGCGAGACGTGGAGTCTTTTGTTTCTCGTGTACTGGATGGATGCAGAAAGGTAGAGTAGGCCTCCCCATCGTACTTGAAATGATCTGTACTCTCGCTGCTCGAAGTCTTGGAATTAACTGGGAAGCCTCGACGTCCTGTTGGCCGAGATGGGCCTGTTTCATGGACTCCTACTCCATAGACGGGCTGTCTGATGAACTCAGTGTGTCCATGGTGAACAAAGGCTGAGCCATAGTTCGCGTCTTGGTCCACTCTGATGGGATTTGCTTCATGCTCTCCCGAACGGTTAGAGAAGCCAAACGCGTCAAATGGAGTACCGGGCCTCTTGAAAGGCGGCTTGATTCCTTTTCCTTTAACGTCGTCGccaccatcttcatcgtcagtGTCAGGGACGAGTCCCAGACTCTTCAGCGTGACCTTGGCCTTTGGGGGGCCGGTTACTTGATAGTGAcgctcatcatcaccagcaaCGGTCTCCCATTCAGATCGTGCTTCATCGCGATCTACCTGGGAAGACGGTTTGGACTTGGTAAGACTGCGTCCCATGCCCCATGGCGATGGGGATGGCTGCGAGGGTGTTTGCTCCGAAATAGGAGCTTGATTGCCATCTTGCTTCAAAAAATCATCATAAGGAGAGTCTTCATGAAGCGGAATGTCATGCATATCAGATGCAGCGAATGGATCATCGCTTGAATGAGCTCTGGCTACATCCTGTTGGTAGCTAGTAGGAATATGGACAATAGTTGGTTTGCTCCATCCATATCTTGGAATAGAAGACTTTTGTCTGTTAGTATCGTAGAAAATAGAAATGGATTGATAAGAAGAGGGCATACCTCGGCGAAGTTGATAGGCATGTTGGCTATTGCATAACTTGGAAGCTTCCAGAGTATTTATTGATTGCTTGAACTCTTTTTTCTTGATGATAGCCTTTGTAGAGCTGAAAGGCGAGGCAAGGTTTGATGcctgaaagagagagatggctGGCGCTGAACGACTCGCCTTTTGAGAACTATTCAAAGATAGGAGATGAAAGTCTCGGGGGAGATCTGATAGCTTCTGAATCGTGGGATGCCTGATGAAGCCAGCAATCTTGCTTGAGTTGTGATGATGGCTGTAGTGATGActatgatgatgatatgATGGAAATAGGATGAAGAAATTCTAGAGCTCAGGCCCAAGCCCAAGActaacgaaaagaaaaagtttggATAACACGTGAACGCGGTTTGTGATGTTAATTATCAGCGGAAGCAGTGTGGTTGATGAggtggagaaaagaaagaaacccGCTCGTTatgttgagagagagagagggagagagagggagaagggggggggggggggagttCCTGGGGAATAATTTTGAGGGGGGAAAGCAACAGCTGTGAGCTGGCCAGCTGGCAGAGGGGAGCGAGTGATTGTGGGCACGGTCAAAATTCAAGCGAAAGCCCTAACAAATCTGTTTATCTGCAAGTATTTGTTTATTTACAGCAGGCGCGTCTAATTTGACAAATCTTTTGCGCCCAACTGTATGATTTTCCTACGCCCTACGCGATTTGCCTCATCTCAACAGTAACATCTACTGATCCACCCAAGTATCTGCATTGCAGCAGAGTACCATTGGGCACGTAATTGCATTACGGAGGTTATAGTTCTTTGCTCTTAGTACGGTATGGGACACCTAATTGAGATACGGCTGTGTATATCTTTAGAACTTCTAGATCTTATGCATCAacatattaaaaaatagccaTACTAGGGTGGAACGATAATTTCGTGTAGATGATAGCATCATTACTATTTCGGTGTGGGGTAGATGGGCCGCTAtcacctagtagtagtagtttcGTTGCTATTTTTGACGTAGCTTTTGGACAGCTGGTGCTGACACTAACTGACTTTGTTTATCTAGGCTATGCTCATGCTTGATCTATTGTAGAGATGCTCTTCGACTGCCAAAAGAATACCTTTGGCGCAATTGCTGCGTTGTGGAGAAACGTCCCTTATAGTGGAATGCGACATGCAAGGAGTTCGTCGGGCATGAGTTTATACGTCAAGAAAGATACGAGACAATTCAGTCGTTATCACACTTGATTGGGAAGTATGTATGCATAATCGAAAGCTTGCTTTGAATAGCTGCCGGCCATATActgtacatacttgtagttCTTGTTGATGTGCTACGACCTGCTGGGTTGGTGGATATGGTGTTGATGCTAGTGCTGTTAGTACGACCACCACCTCCGACTAAATCATGGAGCCCTTGAAGCCTTTTTACCTTATCCGTCCCACAAGCCAATCAGCCCGCCAGGGTCCTTTGGCTCTGCCAATCACCCACTCTGCTAAATCGGCATCCGAGGTATTATGGCACTAAAAGGGAACCGAATCCTTGCGATTGGTCTTACGCGATACTAGAAGACTGGAAGTTTGTCACTCTCTTACACActagcagcaacagcacgGGCAGGCCCCTGTTAAATCACGCTCGAGATCTTCGAGCCCGACTCTGTCTTTGAGTCCAACCGTCGGCTGCTCTTTTCAATACGGCTCCATCGGCGAAGCCAAATAGACCTCCTCGGCCAGCCCAGCGATCTGTCTCCCCTTTGCCATTAGCAGGCGGCATTGAGGCTGGCCACAGAGGCATTCGTTATGGCTTTGCCCGGTCGATCGTCGCGTTGGGACGTGCTTCCAGATGAGATCGTGCTCCAGATCATTAGCTGTAAGAGCTCCACCTGCCCCTCCACTATCTCGTCGTCTCCGTAGATTGGGAAAACGAGGCCAGTGCTCACTGTTTCTGTCTTTGTTGCCATCAGATCTCGATCCTTTCCACATCACCAGACTGCAGCTTGTATCGCGGAAGCTTCAGAAGCTCTGCCTCGACGATGAGCTGTGGAAGCGCCGCTGCTTCGAGGAATCATCATGGTACCAACGACTGAAGAGCCGCCGTCGACTTATCTCTCCTAGCGAACCCGACGACAAGCCTCGAGATGGAGCGGTGCTGCTAAATCCAGAAGCCAGCGGCGACACAGGCGCCGGTGATAAAGAGACTGCGAATGGAGATGAAAACAGC comes from Trichoderma asperellum chromosome 3, complete sequence and encodes:
- a CDS encoding uncharacterized protein (EggNog:ENOG41); the protein is MAVKVFLTGVTGYVGGTVFDYVYNAHKDYEYTVLVRDEARAQLVKAKYPTAKFAYGALEDTDVIEKAAAEADIVIHTADSSDHATSARAIAKGLKEGHTAEKPGYWLHLSGTAILTWYDHVNNRAGEGPHPEHIYNDLDGVDRMLNFPDDGIHRDVDKIIQNAASDAVKPTIICPPLIYGKGSGVGNQTSVQLPYLIEAGLSDGYVPVVKPGKTEWDHVDVHSLGDLYIKLVDATQDPSKNSNPEIFGIRGFFFAASGTHSFLQLAEKVVEEIKKQGYSNKVTVKQYSLAELRELKGDNLIIHTYAYSSRGEAQRAKKYLGWEPKGMSIAEGVAETVGILARAKGL
- a CDS encoding uncharacterized protein (EggNog:ENOG41) translates to MPDYTYKSSGTNSQGNHYCARDYGSSASNSNSYHYSNQDGSYYYSNSNGSTYYNNGAGSSTYTSPSGNSTTQSGGSNSSK
- a CDS encoding uncharacterized protein (EggNog:ENOG41~TransMembrane:2 (o389-410i440-458o)); translated protein: MVNAGHELTPMKVQMPIGKLSPLDLLAELQTNPSSISSKARAAALRMFLILLKSIPTQPRATTPLAKPRVGNQYGAPAVYQRQQRTVREAFQPATRAAAPFRRPSNPFLTPPNWKTSGRITELEDGPDDYQPASSSKNVQAQADTTLALTRTDSAETVWPQVIRHNETVNEFDQAFCETRIKDTTLPSDDSTNAFSRLPFELIDLKEAAKTYGSQRYRNADEADSFAQRARLGPLWSGYSNEAGPSSSGGYRFGGSNNPPVTRPSTAVFRDQITNTRPTVEFDFVDNTPSPSSAILGSLRSKLSLRPKSQKPQPARFGHFKAAAALGAKCLRIKAPPSKSQNSNQIWALSRNETGGVLTPSEAELIESARGEIMDRRRSPEEMEHKRKVLFIVIVLSSIVFPLIGFLALLGKFDSTVCWYALGEMKGFTKEQRGMLMQQLLVETFIYTVLIIFLSLHFSGHL
- a CDS encoding uncharacterized protein (EggNog:ENOG41) produces the protein MRQIAYGWSKPTIVHIPTSYQQDVARAHSSDDPFAASDMHDIPLHEDSPYDDFLKQDGNQAPISEQTPSQPSPSPWGMGRSLTKSKPSSQVDRDEARSEWETVAGDDERHYQVTGPPKAKVTLKSLGLVPDTDDEDGGDDVKGKGIKPPFKRPGTPFDAFGFSNRSGEHEANPIRVDQDANYGSAFVHHGHTEFIRQPVYGVGVHETGPSRPTGRRGFPVNSKTSSSESTDHFKYDGEAYSTFLHPSSTRETKDSTSRPTTTNKERGLSMRAKFESKESTMPSKTAFYNPTAVLST